A stretch of the Apteryx mantelli isolate bAptMan1 chromosome 3, bAptMan1.hap1, whole genome shotgun sequence genome encodes the following:
- the CLDN20 gene encoding claudin-20: MASAGLQFFAFILALFGIFGDITATLLPNWKVNADVGSNIITAITQMQGLWMDCTWYSTGTFSCTLKYSVLSLPVYIQAARTTMVLSCILSAFGICITTVGMKCTKLGGDTDSKNHTCFAGGVCFILSGIFGLVPTSWYTREIISNFLDTTIPESSKHEPGGAIYIGFISAGFLLIAGVIFCTSCFKKQQGPWIYSTKQQHFPSTQQENNAGYNLKDYV, from the coding sequence ATGGCATCAGCAGGTCTGCAGTTCTTTGCTTTTATTCTAGCTTTGTTTGGCATTTTTGGAGACATCACAGCCACTCTCCTACCTAACTGGAAGGTAAATGCAGATGTTGGTTCAAATATCATAACAGCTATAACGCAGATGCAAGGACTTTGGATGGACTGCACATGGTACAGCACCGGGACGTTTAGCTGTACCCTGAAATATTCCGTTCTCTCTCTGCCTGTCTACATCCAGGCTGCACGGACCACCATGGTACTGTCTTGTATCCTATCAGCCTTTGGGATTTGCATCACTACAGTTGGAATGAAATGCACAAAGTTGGGAGGGGACACTGACAGCAAAAACCACACTTGTTTTGCTGGAGGAGTCTGCTTCATTCTTTCAGGAATCTTTGGATTAGTACCAACTTCTTGGTACACAAGAGAAATAATTTCAAATTTTCTGGACACAACCATTCCAGAGAGCAGTAAACACGAACCTGGAGGAGCTATTTATATAGGATTCATTTCAGCAGGGTTTCTGCTTATTGCAGGTGTGATCTTCTGCACTTCctgttttaaaaagcagcaaggaCCGTGGATTTACTCTACAAAACAGCAACATTTCCCATCCACACAGCAAGAAAACAATGCAGGTTACAACCTGAAGGACTACGTGTAA